A single Patagioenas fasciata isolate bPatFas1 chromosome 16, bPatFas1.hap1, whole genome shotgun sequence DNA region contains:
- the LOC139829194 gene encoding centrosome-associated protein CEP250-like, whose product MAAPSQGSLRRRLQSSQEAQHRQALVVRKLQAKVLQYRTRCRELEQQVEAAGGSLPGRREATEDQSLEKALLRLEEEQQRCENLAEVNALLREQLDEAGEVNSALKEDVAKLTADWMRAREELGLKESERRREREVYDSYVRGEHQRLLSLWCQVVTFRRQFLEMKAATDRDLSELKAEHMRLSGAVLVSCSRPTSGDLEKKELQDRVLELSALLVPSQKKNEEKEKPMETPDNTVEILVCFPLIWGTAQCLLPSRSTQRCGFLSRRRGRDATCRGTSGTLPECSLCVWHRCSQSGCSSGRGAADSSGVFLRGCTKAVVPGVKVPWHWQLPGSLWKRAVGLSLLSFSEDEVE is encoded by the exons ATGGCGGCGCCGAGCCAGGGCTCCCTGCGGCGCCGGCTGCAGAGCTCGCAGGAGGCGCAGCACCGGCAAGCGCTGGTGGTGCGGAAGCTGCAGGCGAAG GTCCTGCAGTACCGGACTCGGTGCCgagagctggagcagcaagtGGAGGCAGCAGGG GGATCCCTCCCCGGCAGGCGGGAAGCCACAGAAGACCAGAGCCTGGAGAAAGCACTGCTGCGGCTGgaagaggagcagcaaag GTGTGAGAATCTGGCAGAAGTGAACGCTCTCCTGCGGGAGCAGCTCGATGAAGCCGGTGAGGTTAATTCAGCCCTCAAAGAAGATGTTGCAAAACTGACGGCGGATTGGATGAGGGCCCGGGAGGAGCTGGGGTTGAAGGAGAGTGAACGGCGCCGTGAGCGCGAG GTGTATGACAGCTACGTCAGGGGTGAACACCAGCGTCTCCTCAGCCTGTGGTGCCAGGTGGTGACCTTCCGCCGTCAGTTCCTGGAGATGAAGGCTGCCACTGACCG AGATTTGTCTGAGCTGAAGGCAGAGCACATGAGGCTTTCTGGAGCTGTGCTTGTGAGCTGCTCCCGTCCAACCTCTGgcgacctggagaagaaggagcttCAGGACAG GGTGCTGGAGCTCTCGGCCTTGCTTGTACCCTCCCAGAAGAAgaatgaggagaaggagaagcccATGGAAACACCTGACAACACCGTGGAGATTCTGGTGTGTTTTCCCTTGATCTGGGGGACAGCCCAGTGTTTGCTCCCCAGCCGTAGCACACAGAGGTGCGGTTTCCTCAGCAGAAGGAGGGGTAGAGATGCCACCTGCAGGGGAACATCAGGGACATTGCCAGAATGTTCCTTGTGTGTTTGGCACAGGTGCAGTCAGTCCGGGTGCAGCAgcggcaggggagctgcagacaGCTCCGGTGTCTTCCTCAGGGGTTGCACCAAGGCTGTTGTGCCTGGGGTCAAAGTTCCTTGGCACTGGCAGCTTCCTGGCAGTCTATGGAAACGAGCTGTCGGTCTTTCCCTTCTTAGTTTTAGCGAGGATGAAGTGGAATAG